The window CGTCCGACCAAGGTCGAAAGCACCCCACGGCTTTCCACGCCCCCGATCATCTCGCCGCGAGCTTCAAGGACAGCCCGTCCCGCCCCTCCGGTCTGAGCGTCAGCTGACAAAAGGAAAGGGCGAGAGAGCCTTGTTGGCTTCCTCGACCAGCAGGGTCCGGTTGATCGGGGCGGCGGCGCGCTGGGGGCAGGCGGGGCGTTCGCAGATCCGGCATGAGGGTCCGATCTCGACGGCCGCCGGGGCGGCGATGTCGAGGCCGCGGGCATAGACCAGCTTGCCGGCAAATTTCAGCTCGCAGCCCAGGCCGATGACCAGCTCGTCCTCGAGACCCGCCTGCAGGCCCGAAATCCGCCGCACGGTCCGCGACAGGGTGAAATAGCGCTCGCGGTCCGGCGTCTCGATGACCTGGGTGATGATCCGCCCCGGGGTCTTGAAGCTGTCATGCACGTTCCAGCGCGGACAGGCGCCGCCGAAGCGGGAGAACGGAAACGGGCCGGCGGCGAAGCGCTTGGAAATGTTCCCGGCCGCATCCAGGCGCATCATGAAGAAGGGCACGCCCCGCGCGCCCGGCCGGCTGAGGGTGGTCAGCCTCTGGGCCGCCTGTTCATAGCTGATGCCGAACCGCGAGCGGACCCGTTCAATATCGTAGCCGCTGGCCTGCATGGCCGCCAGGAACGGCTCGTAGGGCATCATGATGGCGGCGGCCAGATAGTTGTCGAGGAACACCTTGAGCAGCTGGCGGGTGGCCCGGTCCGGGGCCTGGAAGCGGTTGGTCAGGGTCGTCAGGATCTCGCCGGCCTCCATCAGGCCCAGCTGGTAGCACATGGCGAAGATGCGGCTGGCCGGGGCCAGGGTCTCGGAAATCATCAGCCGCTTGCGGTGGTGATCATAGCGCCGCAGCGAATGGGCCATGGTCTCGACCGGCATGACCCGCGTCTGGATGCCGAACTGCTCCTGCAGCCGGGCCCGGACGGCCGGTCCGAGATCCTGCGGATCGGCCTTCATCGCTGCCACGATGGTTTCGGCGACCGTCTCGAGTTCGGCGAAATGGTTGCGCTGGGCGCTGACCAGGTCGCGCACCCAGTCGGTCGGCGACTGCGAGGAGAGGCCCGCCGCCCCGTCCGGTCGCTCGAAGACCCCCAGATCGATCAGCCGGCCGCGGTCCAGATAGGCGCGATAGAGACGGGTCATGGCTTCGGCGAAGCCGGGGGAAAGCTCCGCCACCTCGGCGGCCTCATGGCGGCTGACGCCGAGATCGGTGAACATGCTGTCGGACAGCACCTCTTCCAGGCCCGCCCCGCCGCCCGGATCGTCGGCCGACAGGCTGCGCAGGTCCAGGTCATAGGCATCGGCCAGGCGCAGCAGGATCTGGGCGGTGGCCGGCCTCTGGTTGCGCTCCAGCAGGTTGAGATAGCTGGCCGAGACCCCGAGGTCTTCGGCCATCCGGCTCTGGGTCACGCCCAGGTCGCGCCGCAGCCGCTTGAGCCGGCCGCCGAGAAACAGCTTTTTGTCGTTGGTCGCCATTCGGTCAACTTGTCACAGATTTACAGAACACACAAAGTGTCATTGTGACAAATCGTCTTCAATAGGTTCGACGGCCGCCCCGCCCTGGCCTTAGCTCCCTCTCACGAGTTTTCTTGTCCGACCCGCTCCTCGCATCCGGCTTTCGGCCGCGCAGGAGGGCTCGGCGCCTGATGTGGGACCAAGACCAATGACGCTGCGCAAGACCTATGCCCAACACCGCCAGGAACTGCTGGGCCGCTATCCCGATGGCGTGACCTCGGGCGGCATCGCCATCGACGACATCATCCAGCTGAAGCTGCAGAACACCTATTCGACCCATCTGGACATCGCCCGCGACATGGCCGGAGTCATGCGCGCCGACATGGCCGACTATGATCGCGACAGCGCCCAGTTCACCCAGTCGCTGGGCTGCTGGTCGGGCTTCCATGCCCAGCAGATGATCAAGTCGGTCAAGCGCCTGCGCGGCACCACCAAGGGTGCCTATGTCTATCTGTCGGGCTGGATGGTCGCCGGCCTGCGCAATCGCTGGGGCCATCTGCCCGACCAGTCGATGCACGAGAAGACCGCCGTGGTCGATCTGATCGAGGAGATCTATGTCTCCCTGCGCCAGGCCGATGAGGTGGGCCTGAACGACCTGTTCAAGACCCTGCGCGCCGCCCGCCAGGCCGGCGACACGGCCGCCGAGGCCGCCGCGATCGAGGCCATTGACGGCTTCGAGACCCATGTCGTGCCGATCATCGCCGACATCGATGCCGGCTTCGGCAACGAGAACGCCACCTATCTGCTGGCCAAGGAAATGATCAAGGCCGGCGCCTGCTGCCTGCAGATCGAAAACCAGGTCTCCGACGCCAAGCAGTGCGGTCACCAGGACGGCAAGGTCACCGTGCCGCGCGAAGACTTCATCGAAAAGCTGCGCGCCTGCCGCCTGGCCTTCGAGGAACTCGGCGTCGATGACGGCGTCATCGTGGCCCGCACCGACAGCCTCGGCGCCGGCCTGACCCAGAAGATCCCGGTCAGCCAGGAGCCCGGCGATCTGGCCAGCGACTATATCAAGTGGCTGAAGACCGAGGCCATCACGGCCGAGAATCCCATCCATAGCGGCGAGGTCGCGCTCTATCGCGACGGTCAGTTCGTCAAGCCGGTGCGCATGCCCAATGGCCTGTTCGCCTTCCAGGACGGCACCGGCCGGGCCCGTGTCATCGAGGACTGCATCGCCTCCCTGACCCAGGGCGGGGCGGACCTGCTGTGGATCGAGACCGACACCCCCAATGTCG of the Caulobacter henricii genome contains:
- a CDS encoding helix-turn-helix domain-containing protein, which translates into the protein MATNDKKLFLGGRLKRLRRDLGVTQSRMAEDLGVSASYLNLLERNQRPATAQILLRLADAYDLDLRSLSADDPGGGAGLEEVLSDSMFTDLGVSRHEAAEVAELSPGFAEAMTRLYRAYLDRGRLIDLGVFERPDGAAGLSSQSPTDWVRDLVSAQRNHFAELETVAETIVAAMKADPQDLGPAVRARLQEQFGIQTRVMPVETMAHSLRRYDHHRKRLMISETLAPASRIFAMCYQLGLMEAGEILTTLTNRFQAPDRATRQLLKVFLDNYLAAAIMMPYEPFLAAMQASGYDIERVRSRFGISYEQAAQRLTTLSRPGARGVPFFMMRLDAAGNISKRFAAGPFPFSRFGGACPRWNVHDSFKTPGRIITQVIETPDRERYFTLSRTVRRISGLQAGLEDELVIGLGCELKFAGKLVYARGLDIAAPAAVEIGPSCRICERPACPQRAAAPINRTLLVEEANKALSPFPFVS
- a CDS encoding isocitrate lyase is translated as MTLRKTYAQHRQELLGRYPDGVTSGGIAIDDIIQLKLQNTYSTHLDIARDMAGVMRADMADYDRDSAQFTQSLGCWSGFHAQQMIKSVKRLRGTTKGAYVYLSGWMVAGLRNRWGHLPDQSMHEKTAVVDLIEEIYVSLRQADEVGLNDLFKTLRAARQAGDTAAEAAAIEAIDGFETHVVPIIADIDAGFGNENATYLLAKEMIKAGACCLQIENQVSDAKQCGHQDGKVTVPREDFIEKLRACRLAFEELGVDDGVIVARTDSLGAGLTQKIPVSQEPGDLASDYIKWLKTEAITAENPIHSGEVALYRDGQFVKPVRMPNGLFAFQDGTGRARVIEDCIASLTQGGADLLWIETDTPNVDEIASMVSEIRKVVPNAKLTYNNSPSFNWTLNLRKQVRDQWIAEGKIHKDSYPEGNSLMSAEYDATDLGRETDARLAAFQADISARAGVFHNLITLPTFHLTAKSMDELSRGYFGDERMKAYVNSVQREEIRRGVSAVKHQHEVGSDLGDSFKEMVAGERALKAGGHANTMNQFAAE